The genomic region TACCCCACTCTGTCCAGTAAGGGATAACTTTGTTCTCCCATTGCCACTTTAGGATCTCCTGGAAGTCATTCGGCCATGGTGCAACAGGCCAGTTCGGATATTTAGCATCCTCATGGTCTCCCGGGCAACCGGAGAATGTATTCACTACAGGTACTTCCAGCTTCTCAGCCAGTTCTACCGTTTTAACAAAATCATCGTGAAATCCTTTGGCAATATCCTTTTGTGGATGCAACGGGTTACCGTGACAGCTAAGTGCGCTGATCGTCAAACCGCGTGATTCCACTGCGTTTTTGAAGTTTTTCAGTGCTGTAGGATTGCTTAACAATTCATCCGGCTTACAGTGTGCATTACCTGGATGTCCGCCTGTTCCGATCTCTACTGCTTTTAATCCCTTGGATGCTACATAATCAAGAGCATCCTCCAATTTACGTCCTCCGAATAGTACCAAAAATACGCCGAGTTTCAAGTGCGATTCCTCCCTGGATTAGATATCGTATGATTGCTGAATTCATGAATATTGAACTGTAGACAATTACCGTTCAGATCACGTGCCTGTTTGATTAGTGTGGAAAATCGAGAGTGTTTCTATCCTGAAATTGAACGTAAGAATACTGGTTATTTTCCATCACTCGTAAGAGCATCAAGCTTCGAACACTTGGTACTCTGAGCTAGTGCGATTCCACGGTTTCAATCTCAGTTTGAACTGCGCGAGTTACTGCTAAAGAGTCATAGCTGCTCTCCAGATGTATATGCTTGCCTTCAAGTGAAGAACGCTGGAATGAATGCATGGCTTCCAGTACATGATAAGCAAGCTTGCCACTGGCTTTGTGTTCTCTTCCGGCACGAATGGATTCGACCATTTCCGTTACGCCGATGCCTCGTTCGTTTTGTCCACTTTCAAAGACTGGTTTGACCGTCTCCCAAGTGTCTTGGCCATATCTGCGAACCTTTACTTCCCCGTTAAAATAATTGGGGTCTGGTACACTAAGCGTACCTTCTGTACCATAGATTTCAATACGTGGCAGATCCGAAGCTCCCCGAATATCGAAACTGGTGATCATGGTTGCAATGGCACCTTCTGCAAAATCAATCGTTCCTGCCAAGTGGGTAGGCGTTTCTACTTGCAGCACTGTACCCTCCTTCGGTCCGGAGCCAATCTTGCGATCCGCAATCTGTACGCCTGCCGAGGCGCTGATTCTGCGTATCGGTCCGAGCAACGTAATCAGAGCGGTCAGGTAGTAAGGTCCCATATCAAACATAGGTCCACCACCTGCGACATAAAAGAACTCCGGATTAGGATGCCAAGCTTCTGGTCCTCCACCCATAAAGAATGAAGTGGCTGCGATCGGCTTACCGATCAGCCCATCCTCAATGGCTTTGCGAGCCGTTTGAATGCCTGAACCAAGGAAGGTATCCGGTGCAGAACCCACATACAATCCCTTCTCCTCAGCCAGCTCAACAACCTTGCGACCATCCTCAAGCGAAATTGCCAGTGGCTTCTCGGCATACACATGTTTACCTGCTTCGAGTGCAGCCAGATCGGTCATGGCATGACTGCCAGGAACCGTAAGGTTCAAGACGAGTTCAATTTCGTTATTTTGCAGCAACTCATCTACATTGTAAACGTTTGCGATATTAAATTCATCTGCCCGTTCCTGAGCGCGTTCACGAATCAAATCTGCAACAGCCACGACTTCAATGACCGGGTTGTTTTTGAGATTTTCCAAGTAAATGGCACTGATGTTACCGCACCCGATGATGCCTGCTTTCATTTTCTCCACTGTGACGTTCATCTCCTTACGCATGGTGAAAATCCGCGTTTGAATGGTTGATATACATATGTTTTGTTGGATGTTTCCTGTTCCTTAAATCTAATACTATGGTATTCCGTTTCAGCTTCAATTAAAATGAATAATATGATTGAAACATGAACTATCTGGTCATAATTTTCAAATTGCAAGGAGTATGCCCATGCCGACAGATCATTCCTGCCAAGTTCTTACAGCAGGCTTTTCATTTCATCGTAAACCCTACGCTATGGTGCAGCCTGAAGGGGTGAAGAATTACCTGTTAAGACTGCAAACAGACGGACGCTGCCGTGCACGTATTGATGGGGACATGTCCCTGGTGGACGCGGGCGATCTGCTTCTTTTTGATCCTGATGAGCCCTATGAGCTGAGAATAGACAATGAAATCAATCCGATGGGAGAACGACTAGTGGAGAGTGGCGACTATCACATCTTCTTCAATGGTTCCTGGGTGGATGAGTGGTGGAAGCGTCACAAACGACCAACCCGAATCAAAGTCGAGCTGACGGAAAGTCTGTTAGTACTGTTTCGACAGCTCGTGCTGGAGCAGCGCCGTATCTCCAATCCTTATCCGGAAATTTCAAGTTATTATATGCGGATTTTATGTCTCGAAGTGGATCGTCTGCTCTCAGAGCATCCGACGATAACCAATACCAATTATGTGGCTTATGAGATTAAGAACTACATTGAAGAAAACGCTTCCTCTTTGTTCAAGCTGGATGATGTGGCAACACATATTGGTATCAGTGTCTCACGGGGGGTTCATCTCTTCAAAGAAGCGTTTGGCAAAAGCATAATGCAATACACGCTTGACGTACGGCTGAATATGGCCAGGGAACGAATTATTTTCAGTCCAATGACCCTGGAGCAAGTGTCTGAGTCTTCCGGCTTCAATAACTATACCTATTTCCATCGGGTATTCCGTTCCCGGTTCGGCATGTCCCCGAAGGAATTCCGCGTCATTCACCGGGAACAGATGTAATCATACCAGTATACGTAAGTTGAACTTATTTGCGCGCGGCTATGGCCTCGGATACAACCATCGCCAGATCTTCATTGCCAAACATGGACAACACGCCAAGTACCGTATCATCCGGGATCTCACCGGCTTCCTCCTTGGATACAATCAGCTTCTGCACCTGCTGCAAACGCTCGTTGCTCTGCTGATTCGGGTAGGCTTGCCGGTACATCTCTTCCGGGTCCAATCCATGATTGACACACCACTGGGCAAATACGAGGATCATCATCTCTTCTTCCTGTTTATAGGTTTCAATGACAGCTTCCTCGATCTGTTTATTACGTTCCTTTTCATATTCATCCATGACGTATATTCCTCCGTATCTGTATTCTGCAACTATTTGCGGATTAATTGTTCAGCCAGTTCATGGCTGTCCATGACATGACTTGCACTAATCAGGCAATCATCAGGCGAGTCCAGACAAGCCAGGAAATGATCGACGGCTCCGCTAAAACCTCTGCGCGCTAACACAGTGTCCCAGCTCCCAAAAGTTTCTTTGGTTTCCAGACTCCCCTGTTCCATGTAGCTGATCGAGTCCATGTTCACGACTTCAACAGAGCGTCCACCACCATGCAATTCGATCTTCTCCAGATCTGCCCCAGCTTCACGTACCATATCGAATCGACCATAGGCTGTTCTGCCCAGCTTGGCCGTTCCGGTCGCATGCAGCAGTCTGTCCAAATCATTCTTCCGAATCCATTGATGAAGCAGCTCCACGTTATGATCCGAGTACCACATCATTAGATCCAGCATATGGATGAGATCATCATAGATGGTTTCTGCCGCAGGACGATCCTGAATGCCTGTACGATGTTTTGTCACTGTCAGGGATTCTAAACCTTTTCCACCCTGCATCCATTCTTTCGCTTTTTGGTACATTGGTGCGAATCTGCGATTGAAGCCCACTGCCAGTAACAGACCTTGTGCCTCGGCAAAAGCCGTCATTTCTTCCGACTCCCGAAGCGTATAGGATAACGGCTTGTCTACGTATACGGCCAATCCCTGTTCCAAACATTGCATGACAATGTCAAAGTGCGCTTCCGTTGCTGTATGTACAAACACGGCATCCAGATCCCAGGACAACAGTTCTTTCAGATCCGTTGTTCCCCGTTCTAATCGATACGCCTCCTGAACGGCTTTGACCGGCTCTGGAGATCGGTTCATAATGCCTACAATCTCCACGTTCGGATGAGCTGTTAACAGCGGCAAATATACTTTACGTGCAATATCGCCGAGGCCGATAATTGCAACTCGTTTACGTTGGGTTGTTTCCATGATGATCATTCCACCTTCAGTTCGGTTCTATATTTCCACGTCCTATAGTGTAACCCTTCGGACAGCAACTTGCCAGTGATTGCAGCAGACTTCGCACGAATTGTTCAGACAATGGGCGAACGTGGTAAACT from Paenibacillus sp. FSL R5-0341 harbors:
- a CDS encoding Gfo/Idh/MocA family oxidoreductase — translated: MEKMKAGIIGCGNISAIYLENLKNNPVIEVVAVADLIRERAQERADEFNIANVYNVDELLQNNEIELVLNLTVPGSHAMTDLAALEAGKHVYAEKPLAISLEDGRKVVELAEEKGLYVGSAPDTFLGSGIQTARKAIEDGLIGKPIAATSFFMGGGPEAWHPNPEFFYVAGGGPMFDMGPYYLTALITLLGPIRRISASAGVQIADRKIGSGPKEGTVLQVETPTHLAGTIDFAEGAIATMITSFDIRGASDLPRIEIYGTEGTLSVPDPNYFNGEVKVRRYGQDTWETVKPVFESGQNERGIGVTEMVESIRAGREHKASGKLAYHVLEAMHSFQRSSLEGKHIHLESSYDSLAVTRAVQTEIETVESH
- a CDS encoding AraC family transcriptional regulator, coding for MPTDHSCQVLTAGFSFHRKPYAMVQPEGVKNYLLRLQTDGRCRARIDGDMSLVDAGDLLLFDPDEPYELRIDNEINPMGERLVESGDYHIFFNGSWVDEWWKRHKRPTRIKVELTESLLVLFRQLVLEQRRISNPYPEISSYYMRILCLEVDRLLSEHPTITNTNYVAYEIKNYIEENASSLFKLDDVATHIGISVSRGVHLFKEAFGKSIMQYTLDVRLNMARERIIFSPMTLEQVSESSGFNNYTYFHRVFRSRFGMSPKEFRVIHREQM
- a CDS encoding Gfo/Idh/MocA family oxidoreductase: METTQRKRVAIIGLGDIARKVYLPLLTAHPNVEIVGIMNRSPEPVKAVQEAYRLERGTTDLKELLSWDLDAVFVHTATEAHFDIVMQCLEQGLAVYVDKPLSYTLRESEEMTAFAEAQGLLLAVGFNRRFAPMYQKAKEWMQGGKGLESLTVTKHRTGIQDRPAAETIYDDLIHMLDLMMWYSDHNVELLHQWIRKNDLDRLLHATGTAKLGRTAYGRFDMVREAGADLEKIELHGGGRSVEVVNMDSISYMEQGSLETKETFGSWDTVLARRGFSGAVDHFLACLDSPDDCLISASHVMDSHELAEQLIRK